A single Leptolyngbya ohadii IS1 DNA region contains:
- the frr gene encoding ribosome recycling factor encodes MQKTVEATQRSFNTIRTGRANASLLDRVMVEYYGTPTPLKSLANINTPDASTITIQPYDRGSMNLIEKAISLSDIGLTPNNDGSTIRLNIPPLTSDRRKELVKMAAKMAEEGKVSIRNIRRDAIDSIRKQEKSGDVSEDEARDTQDSVQKLTDKYIQRIDQILAEKEKDILTI; translated from the coding sequence ATGCAAAAAACCGTTGAGGCAACTCAACGATCGTTTAACACCATTCGGACGGGACGCGCCAATGCTTCCTTGCTCGATCGAGTCATGGTTGAATACTACGGCACTCCAACCCCGCTCAAATCCCTCGCCAATATCAACACCCCGGATGCCAGCACAATTACGATTCAGCCCTACGATCGTGGCAGCATGAACCTGATCGAAAAGGCAATCAGCCTCTCGGATATTGGCTTAACCCCCAACAATGACGGCTCGACGATTCGACTCAACATCCCGCCGCTGACGAGCGATCGTCGTAAGGAACTTGTGAAAATGGCGGCAAAAATGGCGGAAGAAGGGAAAGTTTCTATCCGTAACATTCGCCGGGATGCGATCGACTCGATCCGCAAGCAGGAAAAGAGTGGCGACGTTTCCGAAGATGAAGCGCGGGATACGCAGGACAGCGTTCAAAAGCTGACGGACAAATATATTCAGCGAATCGACCAGATTCTTGCTGAGAAGGAAAAGGACATTCTGACGATTTAA
- the bioB gene encoding biotin synthase BioB produces MSDICSDPSSGSRSDFSSEINADLRHDWTTEEILALLQQPLLDLVFQAQTIHRRHNPSNSIQLATLLSVKTGGCPENCSYCPQSAHYETPVEKQPTLSVEEVVAAAQRAKDLGATRFCMGWAWREIREGAAFDAMLEMVSQVRSLGLEACVTAGMLTDAQAERLAAAGLSAYNHNLDTSPEFYDQIISTRTYGDRLETLDRVRKAGITVCCGGIIGMGESLTDRARMLEVLANLNPHPESVPINALVAVSGTPLEEQKPIDPLDLVRMCAVARILMPQARVRLSAGRTSLSREAQVLCFMAGANSIFYGEKLLTTANPEQDADRQLLADIGAILLEPFATVSS; encoded by the coding sequence ATGTCTGATATTTGCTCTGATCCTTCTTCTGGCTCTCGCTCTGACTTTTCCTCCGAGATTAACGCTGACCTTCGCCACGACTGGACGACGGAAGAAATTCTCGCTTTGCTTCAGCAACCCCTGCTGGATCTGGTCTTTCAGGCGCAGACAATTCACCGTCGTCACAATCCGTCCAACAGCATTCAGCTTGCAACCCTGCTCAGCGTTAAAACCGGGGGTTGTCCTGAAAATTGCAGCTATTGTCCCCAGTCGGCACATTACGAGACGCCCGTCGAAAAGCAGCCGACGTTATCTGTAGAGGAAGTGGTTGCAGCGGCACAGCGGGCAAAGGATCTGGGAGCAACGCGCTTCTGCATGGGCTGGGCATGGCGAGAAATTCGCGAAGGAGCTGCTTTTGATGCCATGCTGGAAATGGTGAGTCAGGTGCGATCGCTCGGTCTGGAAGCCTGTGTAACCGCCGGAATGCTGACCGATGCTCAAGCAGAACGACTGGCGGCGGCGGGACTGTCTGCCTACAACCACAACCTCGACACCAGCCCAGAATTCTACGACCAGATTATCTCTACCCGTACCTATGGCGATCGTCTGGAAACCCTTGATCGGGTTCGCAAAGCAGGCATAACCGTTTGCTGCGGCGGCATTATTGGCATGGGGGAAAGCTTGACCGATCGGGCACGAATGCTGGAAGTTTTAGCGAATCTGAATCCCCATCCGGAAAGTGTGCCGATTAATGCGCTGGTTGCCGTGTCCGGGACACCGCTGGAGGAACAAAAGCCGATCGATCCGCTGGACTTGGTGCGGATGTGTGCCGTTGCTCGCATTCTAATGCCCCAGGCAAGAGTTCGCCTCAGTGCCGGAAGAACCAGCCTTAGCCGCGAGGCACAGGTGCTTTGCTTTATGGCAGGCGCAAACTCGATCTTCTACGGCGAAAAACTCCTGACGACCGCCAACCCCGAACAGGATGCCGATCGCCAACTGCTAGCAGATATCGGCGCTATCCTGCTAGAACCCTTTGCTACGGTATCTTCCTGA
- a CDS encoding AMIN domain-containing protein: MQNRMMQVRIQFWLTVAQPIGVWSTGLMLTGATIALPASIAQAASLQWQYDPESAALSLNLPPGTTPRYFLAAQPARIVVDVPNSDVGNTLTEKQFPGAVQQIRIAQFQPGVTRIVMQLAPGTVLAPQQVNLQQSGSQWVLRPVLADANAPSAIASARPALAPENPPEQIAANSTVNSTPNSTVNSTVNSTVSSSEPLSSAATPELPPLEPGATEIPVELPPAELAAAETPTVTVPNLPAPLPATETPAAETAVTASSEPIAAPSVPTENPADPTAQTQEIPEAVAAALPAELPPASAEPTPLPTELPPASLVPSVDSAAENPARSSVNPSANPSANSTVSVPALEPPRPSSNRSSEIAAIEFGQPLPEGSPRSASGDIPREASGEIAAVNSTPGVLLPAGTVLSLRYQGEETLKLANDYPLQEVLVVDRNIADQTGQVIVPAGSQVIGRFETGSAGSEFVAQAISIDGQNFLINGRSDQLSGDRGVSGNRMARNSAIGAVAGTLLGALTGVGIIAGIAMGAASTAATTYLTAPQPAIIEPDRIVEVRLLEDLRQPNFAIGG; this comes from the coding sequence ATGCAAAACCGAATGATGCAGGTTCGGATTCAGTTCTGGCTCACCGTAGCTCAGCCGATCGGGGTTTGGAGTACAGGTTTAATGCTGACCGGGGCAACCATCGCCCTACCTGCCTCGATCGCTCAGGCGGCATCACTGCAATGGCAATACGACCCCGAATCTGCCGCCCTGTCACTCAACCTTCCTCCCGGCACTACACCCCGCTATTTTTTAGCCGCTCAGCCTGCCCGAATTGTAGTGGATGTCCCCAATAGCGATGTTGGCAATACCTTAACCGAAAAGCAGTTTCCTGGGGCAGTCCAGCAGATTCGCATTGCCCAGTTTCAGCCGGGAGTGACTCGCATCGTCATGCAGCTGGCTCCGGGAACGGTGCTTGCCCCACAGCAGGTCAACCTTCAGCAGTCCGGCAGTCAGTGGGTGCTGCGTCCTGTCCTTGCTGATGCCAATGCGCCCTCTGCGATCGCCTCTGCCCGTCCTGCTCTAGCTCCCGAAAACCCACCGGAACAAATTGCAGCGAATTCAACAGTTAATTCAACACCCAATTCAACAGTTAATTCAACAGTTAATTCAACAGTTAGTTCATCTGAGCCACTCTCCTCAGCCGCAACGCCAGAACTACCGCCCCTCGAACCAGGCGCAACCGAAATTCCGGTCGAGCTGCCCCCTGCTGAGCTGGCTGCTGCTGAAACGCCAACCGTCACGGTTCCGAATTTACCTGCACCTTTGCCTGCGACAGAAACACCCGCTGCTGAAACTGCGGTCACTGCGAGTTCTGAGCCGATCGCCGCACCTTCTGTTCCTACGGAGAACCCCGCAGACCCCACTGCCCAGACCCAGGAAATTCCTGAGGCTGTCGCCGCTGCCCTTCCCGCTGAGCTGCCTCCTGCAAGTGCAGAACCCACTCCCCTGCCAACCGAACTGCCCCCTGCCAGTCTTGTCCCGTCGGTCGATAGTGCGGCTGAGAATCCTGCCCGCAGTTCTGTTAATCCCTCCGCGAATCCTTCTGCAAACAGTACGGTCAGCGTCCCTGCCCTGGAGCCTCCCCGCCCATCGTCTAACCGCAGCAGTGAGATTGCGGCGATCGAGTTTGGACAGCCCCTACCAGAAGGATCTCCTCGCTCGGCATCCGGCGATATTCCGCGTGAGGCATCCGGTGAGATAGCAGCAGTAAATTCGACTCCGGGCGTGCTGCTGCCTGCGGGAACGGTGCTGAGTTTGCGTTATCAGGGTGAGGAAACGCTAAAGCTAGCCAATGACTATCCGCTTCAGGAAGTGCTGGTCGTCGATCGCAATATTGCCGACCAGACAGGTCAGGTGATTGTCCCTGCGGGAAGCCAGGTGATTGGGCGCTTTGAGACCGGCAGTGCAGGCAGCGAGTTCGTTGCTCAGGCAATCAGCATTGACGGACAGAATTTTTTGATTAACGGGCGATCGGATCAGCTGTCAGGCGATCGGGGGGTATCAGGAAATCGGATGGCGCGAAACTCGGCGATCGGGGCTGTTGCGGGTACCTTGTTGGGTGCTTTAACAGGTGTAGGCATCATTGCCGGAATTGCGATGGGCGCTGCCAGCACTGCGGCAACCACCTATCTGACTGCGCCTCAACCGGCGATCATTGAACCCGATAGAATTGTCGAAGTGCGGCTTTTAGAAGATTTGCGTCAGCCCAATTTTGCGATCGGCGGATAG
- the tmk gene encoding dTMP kinase yields MSKNTQFEALPGRLSRSLSEKLPGKLIVFEGVEGSGKTTQIQAVQTWLATADLPDSVIAAFPQCVITREPGGTALGQQLRQMLLHPVTDEPLHDRTELLLYAADRAQHVEGMLKPLLAQGALILCDRFTDSTIAYQGYGRQLDRELIDQLNQIATHGLQSDLTFWLDLDVELGLARAQKRGSCDRMEQATIDFHRRVQQGFMDLAKAFPDRIVRIDASLSPEQVTQQVQGVLRERLVRWGVECGSKEQGSREQGR; encoded by the coding sequence ATGAGTAAGAATACGCAATTTGAAGCGCTGCCTGGGCGTCTCTCGCGAAGCCTATCCGAGAAATTACCTGGGAAGCTCATTGTATTTGAAGGCGTAGAAGGTTCGGGTAAAACAACTCAGATTCAAGCAGTGCAAACCTGGCTAGCGACAGCTGATCTGCCTGATTCGGTCATAGCTGCGTTTCCCCAGTGCGTCATTACCCGTGAACCGGGCGGCACGGCGTTAGGACAGCAGCTGCGCCAGATGTTGCTCCATCCTGTAACCGACGAACCGCTGCACGACCGAACGGAACTTCTACTCTATGCGGCAGACCGTGCCCAGCACGTTGAGGGGATGCTCAAACCGCTTCTGGCTCAAGGAGCGCTGATTCTTTGCGATCGTTTCACCGACTCCACCATTGCCTATCAGGGTTACGGTAGACAGCTCGATCGGGAACTCATTGACCAGCTCAATCAAATCGCCACCCATGGCTTACAGAGCGACCTCACTTTCTGGCTGGATCTGGATGTCGAGCTGGGCTTAGCTCGTGCTCAAAAGCGGGGCAGTTGCGATCGGATGGAGCAAGCCACAATCGATTTTCATCGCCGGGTACAGCAGGGCTTTATGGATCTGGCAAAGGCATTTCCCGACCGAATTGTTCGGATTGATGCCAGTTTGTCGCCGGAGCAGGTGACGCAGCAGGTTCAGGGGGTGTTGCGGGAGCGGCTGGTTCGGTGGGGGGTGGAGTGTGGGAGTAAGGAGCAGGGGAGCAGGGAGCAGGGGAGATGA
- the pyrH gene encoding UMP kinase gives MGLTYQRVLLKLSGEALMGDLAYGIDPTVVQSIAEEVREIVTAGVQTAIVVGGGNIFRGVKGAAAGMDRATADYIGMIATVMNAMTLQDALERIEVPTRVLSAIEMQEVAEPYIRRRAIRHLEKGRVVIFGAGSGNPFFTTDTTAALRAAEINAEVVFKATKVDGVYDSDPKKNPNARRYSSLTYSHVLTEDLKVMDTTAIALCKDNNIPIIVFDLSVAGNVRRAVMGEPIGTIVGGSCEIS, from the coding sequence ATGGGACTTACATACCAGCGTGTGTTGCTGAAGCTGAGCGGCGAGGCACTGATGGGCGATCTCGCCTACGGGATTGACCCCACTGTGGTTCAGAGCATTGCAGAAGAAGTAAGAGAGATTGTGACCGCTGGGGTGCAAACGGCGATCGTGGTAGGGGGCGGCAATATTTTTCGGGGCGTGAAGGGAGCCGCTGCCGGGATGGATCGGGCGACCGCAGACTATATCGGCATGATTGCAACGGTTATGAATGCGATGACCCTCCAGGATGCGCTGGAGCGAATTGAGGTTCCCACCAGGGTTTTAAGCGCGATCGAAATGCAGGAAGTGGCAGAACCCTATATTCGACGGCGGGCAATTCGTCACTTAGAGAAAGGACGAGTGGTAATTTTTGGTGCAGGTTCAGGCAATCCGTTCTTTACTACCGATACAACGGCAGCCCTGCGAGCGGCGGAAATTAATGCAGAAGTGGTCTTCAAGGCAACGAAGGTAGACGGGGTGTACGACTCCGACCCCAAGAAGAATCCGAACGCGCGCCGCTATTCCAGCCTCACCTACAGCCACGTTTTAACAGAAGACCTGAAGGTCATGGATACCACTGCGATCGCCTTGTGTAAAGATAACAATATCCCCATTATTGTGTTTGACCTGTCGGTGGCAGGAAATGTTCGTCGGGCAGTGATGGGAGAACCGATTGGAACGATTGTTGGAGGGTCTTGTGAAATTAGCTGA
- the selD gene encoding selenide, water dikinase SelD: protein MQPHPIQKDLILIGGGHSHAIVLKQLGMNPIPGVRLTLITDVSHTPYSGMLPGYIAGAYTFDECHIDLRPLCEFAQGQMIVDRAIGLDLKENRVLFADRPPIAFDVVSIDIGSTPAAVTIPGAAEYAIPVKPISQFLQRWDRVVDRITKQSDSPIRIAVVGGGAGGVELTLGLQARLRQIQKDRGQQESGQQIELHLFHKGDRLIPERHPHLGRQIEQIMRQRGIHLHLNETVCKISAPGTQSPPEIQSPPELGDLGGIKDLRDVKHIHCESGLTLPIDEIFWVTQASAAPWLAESGLQTDDRGFLLVDNMLRSISHPQVFAAGDVASMVNYPRPKAGVFAVRQGKPLADNLRRVLQGEDPQPFKPQKEFLILVGTGDFPESNFSEGKQSQRSAIASRGNLSFGPHPIFWKWKDSIDRKFMQKFSDLKPMMAMNSKPSPTPDSPLPMHCAGCGSKVGSSVLQRALSRIDQSHIADRPDILLGLNAPDDAAVVTVPSGQVMVQTVDYFRSLLSDPFIFGQIAANHALSDLFAMGAMPQSAMAIVTLPYSSASKQEETLYQVLSGAMQILSQANAALIGGHTIEGAELAFGLSCNGLATADQLWKKGGMQPGQSLILTKPLGTGTLFAANMQLRAKGRWIEGAIASMQQSNQFAIDPLFCWD, encoded by the coding sequence ATGCAACCGCACCCTATCCAAAAAGACCTCATCCTCATCGGCGGCGGACATAGCCATGCGATCGTCCTGAAGCAATTGGGTATGAATCCGATTCCAGGAGTGCGGCTGACGTTAATTACGGATGTCTCCCACACGCCCTATTCTGGGATGCTGCCGGGGTATATCGCAGGGGCATATACATTTGATGAATGCCATATCGATCTGCGTCCGCTTTGCGAGTTTGCTCAGGGGCAGATGATTGTCGATCGCGCCATTGGGTTAGACCTGAAGGAAAATCGCGTTCTGTTCGCCGACCGTCCACCGATCGCCTTTGATGTTGTATCTATTGACATTGGCAGCACACCCGCAGCGGTCACAATTCCAGGGGCGGCAGAATACGCGATTCCGGTGAAGCCCATTTCCCAGTTCTTACAGCGGTGGGATAGGGTGGTCGATCGCATCACAAAACAATCTGATTCTCCGATACGAATCGCTGTCGTTGGCGGTGGTGCTGGCGGCGTAGAACTCACCTTGGGACTTCAGGCAAGGCTGCGACAAATTCAGAAAGATAGGGGACAGCAAGAGAGTGGACAGCAGATAGAACTGCATCTATTTCATAAGGGCGATCGCCTCATCCCCGAACGGCATCCCCACTTAGGGCGACAGATTGAGCAGATCATGCGCCAAAGAGGCATCCACCTCCACCTCAACGAAACCGTCTGCAAAATCAGTGCCCCAGGTACTCAAAGTCCCCCAGAAATTCAAAGTCCCCCAGAATTGGGGGATTTAGGGGGCATAAAGGATTTGCGGGATGTAAAACACATCCACTGCGAATCCGGTCTCACCCTCCCGATCGACGAAATCTTCTGGGTGACACAAGCCTCCGCAGCCCCCTGGCTCGCAGAATCCGGGCTGCAAACAGACGATCGCGGCTTTCTGTTAGTAGACAATATGCTGCGATCGATCTCCCATCCTCAGGTCTTTGCGGCGGGCGATGTGGCGAGTATGGTGAACTATCCGCGTCCGAAGGCGGGTGTCTTTGCGGTGCGGCAGGGTAAACCGCTGGCGGATAATCTGCGACGAGTGTTGCAGGGGGAAGACCCGCAGCCCTTCAAACCTCAAAAGGAATTTCTGATTCTGGTTGGCACAGGCGATTTTCCCGAAAGCAATTTTTCAGAAGGCAAACAGTCTCAACGATCTGCCATTGCCTCACGCGGAAACCTCAGCTTTGGACCCCATCCGATCTTCTGGAAGTGGAAGGATTCGATCGATCGCAAATTCATGCAGAAATTCAGCGATCTCAAACCCATGATGGCAATGAACTCCAAGCCGTCCCCCACTCCCGATTCCCCACTCCCCATGCACTGTGCAGGCTGTGGTTCCAAAGTCGGCAGCTCCGTCCTCCAGCGTGCCCTCAGCCGAATTGATCAGTCTCACATTGCCGATCGCCCCGATATTCTGCTGGGACTGAATGCCCCCGACGATGCCGCAGTCGTGACAGTGCCCTCCGGTCAAGTCATGGTGCAAACGGTGGACTACTTTCGATCGCTCTTAAGCGACCCCTTCATCTTCGGACAAATTGCCGCAAACCATGCCCTCAGCGATCTGTTTGCAATGGGAGCAATGCCCCAAAGCGCAATGGCGATCGTCACCCTGCCCTATAGCTCTGCCTCTAAACAGGAGGAAACCCTGTATCAAGTGCTTTCCGGCGCAATGCAAATTCTGAGTCAGGCAAACGCAGCGCTCATCGGCGGACATACGATCGAAGGCGCAGAACTGGCATTCGGTTTAAGCTGCAACGGATTAGCAACGGCAGACCAGCTCTGGAAGAAAGGCGGAATGCAGCCCGGACAGTCCCTGATTCTCACCAAACCGCTCGGCACAGGAACCCTATTCGCCGCTAATATGCAGCTTCGGGCAAAAGGACGCTGGATCGAAGGGGCGATTGCCTCCATGCAGCAATCCAATCAATTCGCGATCGACCCCCTATTCTGCTGGGACTGA
- a CDS encoding tetratricopeptide repeat protein has product MQNFGRSIGLTILFSSLSVSVCAVPAFANIHRFEQPQKFYRLSADPSSQACSSSPEGVEIYKFIIFNDLLSNPDFGDPEFSARPYWDNLQRNPESAVASLFFGDAVLAEYLHRREFINPEEETQYYDTAIAAYRYTLRITEAPSTKGDANLGLGRVYALKRQYREAMAHFQKTLEIAQNEILPGATNGLEISANAYVGMGVVLGQLCDHRAALEAFLKAVEVSPDGSIDLGNLEALLEKQNRRSDMIPLYRKAIERSPDFFGNYANLARLLADEGDITDAIANYRRSIQLQPDSPYSYYDLGKLLADQGNVDEATANLRQASRYATGDPEIQAKIRDALQELERR; this is encoded by the coding sequence ATGCAAAACTTTGGACGATCGATCGGTCTGACTATTCTATTTAGTTCCCTCTCAGTGTCAGTCTGTGCGGTTCCTGCCTTCGCAAACATTCATCGCTTCGAGCAGCCTCAAAAGTTCTACCGACTGTCAGCCGATCCGTCCTCTCAAGCCTGTTCCTCCTCGCCGGAAGGGGTTGAGATCTACAAGTTCATAATATTTAACGATCTCCTATCTAATCCTGATTTTGGCGATCCTGAATTTTCTGCCCGTCCCTATTGGGATAACTTGCAGCGAAATCCAGAGAGTGCAGTCGCCAGCCTATTTTTCGGTGATGCGGTACTTGCTGAGTATCTCCACCGTCGGGAGTTCATTAACCCGGAAGAAGAGACCCAATATTACGATACTGCGATCGCCGCTTATCGCTACACCTTGAGAATTACAGAGGCTCCGTCAACTAAAGGAGATGCGAATCTGGGATTGGGACGAGTGTATGCTCTGAAGCGGCAATATCGGGAAGCAATGGCACATTTCCAAAAAACTCTGGAGATTGCTCAAAACGAAATCCTTCCCGGTGCGACGAATGGACTCGAAATCAGTGCCAATGCCTATGTGGGGATGGGGGTTGTGCTAGGGCAACTCTGCGATCACCGTGCGGCTCTGGAAGCTTTTCTGAAGGCGGTCGAAGTGAGTCCCGATGGTTCAATTGATCTTGGCAACTTGGAGGCTCTGCTCGAAAAGCAAAATCGACGCAGCGATATGATTCCGCTCTACCGCAAGGCGATCGAACGCAGTCCAGACTTTTTTGGAAACTATGCAAATTTAGCGCGACTGCTGGCAGATGAGGGTGATATTACCGACGCGATTGCCAACTACCGCCGATCGATTCAACTACAACCCGATAGCCCCTATTCCTACTATGATTTGGGCAAACTTCTGGCAGATCAGGGCAATGTTGACGAGGCGACTGCAAATCTGAGACAGGCAAGCCGATATGCGACAGGAGATCCCGAAATTCAAGCCAAAATCAGGGACGCTCTACAAGAACTGGAGCGACGGTAA
- a CDS encoding HhoA/HhoB/HtrA family serine endopeptidase, producing MSQSEFQSDFPRSNRGWRASLASVLLGASVATTGAYIAWNPSSPLRQQAQAQLPPTTSVTPVQNTQNVPIRDPNFITGVVKDVGPAVVRIDASRTVRASAPQGFDDPMFRQFFGGRIPQQPSQRVQRGVGSGFIVSQDGRIITNAHVVAGSDTVEVLLKDGRRLQGRVVGADPVTDIAVVKVEANNLPTVKLSNSDQIQPGEWAIAIGNPLGLDNTVTAGIISATGRSSNDVGIPDKRIDFIQTDAAINPGNSGGPLLNDRGEVIGVNTAIRADAQGIGFAIPINMVQRISEELVSKGTVQHAYLGVQMVTLTPEVRQDINSDPNSGLQVNEEQGVLVVRVVPNSPAARAGIRAGDVIRNVNGQNIAEANDLQNIVEQTSIGSDMQLQLRRDGQDVNLTVQPAALPASNADEQG from the coding sequence ATGTCTCAGTCAGAGTTTCAGTCAGATTTTCCTCGCTCTAATCGCGGTTGGCGGGCTTCGTTGGCTTCTGTCCTCTTAGGGGCAAGCGTTGCGACTACGGGTGCCTACATTGCCTGGAACCCCAGTTCGCCGCTTCGCCAGCAGGCACAGGCACAGTTGCCGCCTACGACTTCCGTAACTCCGGTGCAAAATACGCAGAATGTGCCGATTCGCGACCCCAACTTCATTACTGGCGTCGTGAAGGACGTTGGACCTGCCGTTGTACGAATTGATGCTAGCCGAACGGTTAGAGCTTCTGCGCCGCAAGGGTTTGATGATCCTATGTTCCGCCAGTTCTTTGGCGGGCGCATTCCTCAGCAGCCGTCTCAGCGGGTTCAGCGGGGCGTTGGTTCTGGCTTCATCGTTAGTCAGGATGGACGAATTATTACCAATGCTCACGTTGTGGCAGGTTCGGATACCGTTGAGGTGCTGCTGAAGGACGGTCGCAGGCTGCAAGGGCGCGTTGTGGGAGCCGACCCTGTGACGGATATTGCGGTGGTCAAAGTAGAAGCAAATAATTTGCCAACGGTGAAGCTTAGTAACTCTGACCAGATTCAGCCGGGTGAATGGGCGATCGCGATCGGCAACCCGTTGGGACTGGATAACACCGTAACGGCGGGCATTATTAGCGCCACAGGACGATCGAGCAATGATGTGGGCATTCCCGATAAGCGGATTGACTTTATTCAGACCGATGCTGCCATCAACCCCGGCAACTCTGGCGGTCCGCTGCTGAACGATCGCGGCGAAGTGATTGGGGTGAACACGGCGATTCGTGCCGATGCCCAGGGAATTGGCTTTGCGATTCCGATTAATATGGTGCAGCGAATTTCAGAGGAACTGGTCTCGAAGGGCACTGTACAGCACGCCTACCTGGGAGTGCAGATGGTGACGCTGACGCCGGAGGTGAGGCAGGACATCAATAGCGACCCCAATAGCGGTCTGCAAGTGAACGAGGAGCAAGGTGTTTTGGTGGTGCGTGTGGTGCCCAACTCTCCTGCCGCTAGAGCTGGAATTCGTGCCGGAGATGTGATTCGTAATGTGAACGGTCAAAACATCGCGGAGGCAAACGATCTGCAAAACATTGTGGAGCAGACCTCGATCGGTAGCGATATGCAGCTCCAGCTCAGACGTGATGGGCAGGACGTAAATCTGACTGTGCAGCCTGCTGCCTTACCTGCTAGCAACGCCGACGAGCAGGGCTAA
- the selD gene encoding selenide, water dikinase SelD: protein MLHCRSPQSPGETACTDITGFGFLGHLMEMVNASQVAIELDLNALPILEGAKETIQQGFLSSLHPQNFAADRFVHRRKVCCIADRPDILLGLNAPDDAAVVTVPSGQVMVQTVDYFRSLLSDPFIFGQIAANHALSDLFAMGAMPQSAMAIVTLPYSSASKQEETLYQVLSGAMQILSQANAALIGGHTIEGAELAFGLSCNGLATADQLWKKGGMQPGQSLILTKPLGTGTLFAANMQLRAKGRWIEGAIASMQQTFRR, encoded by the coding sequence TTGCTGCATTGCCGATCGCCACAATCTCCGGGCGAAACTGCCTGCACCGACATCACCGGCTTCGGCTTCCTCGGACACCTGATGGAAATGGTCAACGCCTCCCAGGTCGCCATCGAACTCGACTTAAATGCACTCCCCATCCTTGAAGGCGCAAAAGAGACTATTCAGCAAGGCTTCCTCAGTTCCCTCCACCCCCAAAACTTCGCTGCTGATCGCTTCGTTCACCGCCGGAAGGTTTGCTGCATTGCCGATCGCCCCGATATTCTGCTGGGACTGAATGCCCCCGACGATGCCGCAGTCGTGACAGTGCCCTCCGGTCAAGTCATGGTGCAAACGGTGGACTACTTTCGATCGCTCTTAAGCGACCCCTTCATCTTCGGACAAATTGCCGCAAACCATGCCCTCAGCGATCTGTTTGCAATGGGAGCAATGCCCCAAAGCGCAATGGCGATCGTCACCCTGCCCTATAGCTCTGCCTCTAAACAGGAGGAAACCCTGTATCAAGTGCTTTCCGGCGCAATGCAAATTCTGAGTCAGGCAAACGCAGCGCTCATCGGCGGACATACGATCGAAGGCGCAGAACTGGCATTCGGTTTAAGCTGCAACGGATTAGCAACGGCAGACCAGCTCTGGAAGAAAGGCGGAATGCAGCCCGGACAGTCCCTGATTCTCACCAAACCGCTCGGCACAGGAACCCTATTCGCCGCTAATATGCAGCTTCGGGCAAAAGGACGCTGGATCGAAGGGGCGATTGCCTCCATGCAGCAAACCTTCCGGCGTTGA